In Erigeron canadensis isolate Cc75 chromosome 8, C_canadensis_v1, whole genome shotgun sequence, the DNA window CTCTCGGAATTTGTTCTGTGAGGAATACCACTAACAGCCACATCAGGAGTGATAAAGGAATGTTGCTGAACCCCATTTGATGTCTtcataaaatcaaaaccaaCTAGATGTTCATCTGTGGTAGCGGTTGTGGTCGTGGTGGTAGCCGGGTTCGTGGACTGACAAGGTAATTGAATATCTCCACTAGAGCTAAAACCATCGCTTCTTGTACCCTGATCAGGGGTAGGACTGAACTCATCAAATGACCCATTAAACAAATCATCAACAAAGCTGTTCCTCCTTGAAGTGGGTGATGGCAACCCATGTTGTGACTCCATAGCATCCACTTCAGCCAACAGATCTGAAACGGATTCCTCTGCTAAAGTGCTAAACTCGATCATTTCGCCCATTCCATGCCATGTTGTAAAATCATTACCTGCAGGCTGTGATTGATTAACATTGTGGTCAATGTTGGAGGTCGGAGTAGCAACATGATCCCCTGCAACCTCTGGAGTTTTAAAAGAAGAAACGGATACAATTCCTGAGTCAACCCACTGCTCACGTTTGGCTGGAAAAGAACCTCCATCCCATTCATTAGAAACTGGGACTTTCGCCCCCCCACCAACTACTAGACTTGAAGCACTACTCCAACTTGGGGGGTTCCCTGAATCCTGAACCAATAGTATCTTCTCCTTTTCATCTACCATCTTCTTTGGTGAAGGAGCAGGCAAATCAATGACAGCTGCAGGGGCATGCCTGATATCAGCTCCACTTACGGGATTAAGGTGTACAGTTGGTTCATTTAAGGGGCTAGAGTTCAAAGTTTTATTAGCACTCCAGTTCTGTCCAAAAGATTGTCCTGAGGAACCATTATTGTCAGCTAACTTCTCCTCGGCATACTGAGTTGCAGCAACAATGGATGATGGAGCTGCCCTGCAAACATTGTGACCTTCAACTTGATTACTAACTTTGTTGGTAAGAATTACGTTCTCATAGTTGCTGAACTGGTCTCTTAGAACATCGTTCAAAAGCAGGGATTTGTCCTTGTGGTTCGCCCATATCCTCATATCAACAGGGAAATATCCAGTTGTATTCCACCTCTGAAGCTGTATGAGAGAAAATGGGCCTTGAACTTTTCCATTTGGATCAAGGTAATGCCATACTGAATCATTAGGAGATGAAGCTATTGTTTCTGGTGAATTGTTGGATACTGGTGACCTTATTGTGGCTTGCTGATCCAACTTGGTAACTGTTGAACCCTTAAAATCGACCTCCTGTTGTGAATGTTCCAATGTTGAAGCCAAGGCCACTTTTTCCACTTGTATGCTCACTGTCTCTTTGGTAGATCCCCCTTTCATACTTAGTTTCTCATCTTTCGGTGACCAATTATCAGCATCGTTTGATCTCCCTGCTCTCTTTATAGGAGAACGTGAACTCTTGCTGCTGACACCAGAATATTTAGACTCCATGTGATCTCCTGTAGAGTGCAGAGTTTAATGACACAACGCATATTAAAAACTGAGTAAGGGATTAAAAAAGTCTACGACAGAATAAAGAGAAACTGTGCAAACCATGTTCTTTGTTGAAATACTCTTCAGTGTCATCTGATTCATAATGTGGATTCATTTTTGGATCAGAATGAACCACCGGAATTTGCTGTAGCCTGCGCTCACGCTCATCTGGAGTTTTCAGAAGTTCAAGTTTCTCCACACATTCTCTATAGGTGAGGCTAGTTAAGAAATACCAACATGAAGCAAGCTAGTGAATGTTGATAGCCAACTTTCTATAGCAAacaatctttttaattaaagaaTAAACAATTATTATGATATACAGTCAAAAGGATATcccttcttatttttttttccactagTCGTGTCACGAAGATGAGTGAGCCGCAATATCTCCTTCTCCATCCACTGGAATAAAGAAGAAATAGAAGCGATTAAAGCACTAAAGCATCACATACACAGAAACTTTattaagcaaataaaaaatgagCTCACATCATTTAGCTTGAGTGACTGCAAGGCAACGGCCTTTTCTTGTATTTCACCCTGAAGGAAGCGAAGCGTCGACATAAAAACAGAGGAAGGAAGAACAACACAAAAGGGAACCTTCAAAAGGTAGACATGTAAACTTACTACAGTGAAGTGATTTACAAGACCGCATCTTATACTTTGTTGCAGACGTCTGCATTCTTCCTGAAATGGCGTTGACGAATATTATATCAAACATGAGAAAGATGTTTGAGAAGAACATACAATCAATTAGACGAAGTTTGTAACTACATagacttataataatatatataaaatctaaaTCTATCCACGTCTTCACCGGCAGGAGGCAAATTTAAAAATCctcaatatttaatatttataaaagacAAGAATCCCCAGTATCTATATTCATTTATAAAGCACTAGTTTACAATACCGTCTGATGTAATGATATACGTTCCATAAAGATCCACCTAATAATCTTCCTAATGATATGGCCATTACACTTAAAGAATGAATATTTGCAAGGAAATTAACAGATTATTTTTCTATGTAATATGTAAATTGTCAACCATATCCAAAATCACAGAATCAGTCTTAATGTTATAttgttatacaaataaaatgttaaaatcaatttttatagCCTTATAATTGTATTTCCATAAAAGCCAACAAATGGCGTTACAAATCATCATGCTTGACTCAATttactgaaacatatcttaaagATTTATTGAGGTGACACAATTTTACATAGAAAAGACAACTGATTTATTcgattttaaaacaaaagatgCATGTTATATATTAAGTATGTCTAtgtcatctatatctatatctatacttcaatctttatctttatctttatctttactatATCATAACGCATTTTGGGTCTTCTATTTATGGTATATCTtaaaattcagattttgaaatgTCCAAAATGCCCTTAATATATCAGCATCTCTAACAACTAAAACACATGGTCTACCAAAAAcacctttaatgaattaatttacaacatttatcatttaactcctaaaataactacactctccctatttatatcaataacctaCACCTCTCGCAGCCACAGCCATCACCCCGCCGCAGCATCGCGCGGGCATCATCTAgtactaaaacaaaaaacatttgatagtagtcttaaaatttgaaatttaagAACACTAAAATAAGGTAAGTCattaatatgcaattaaatcaatgttaattaatttgtcaacatcaacatataatatttttacaacACTACTGGTCACCGGGGGTCGGCAAAGCCGGGAGCCGTCACCCTTAGTTTTGTCTCTACGTTGAAACTATACAACTCCATGCATGGTGTGGTACATTTCTACtgtttgtgtatgtgtgtgtgtgtgtaagaaAAATCGTTTGAGATATAGACTTCTATTAATCAATAGGAGCCTTtgttataaaatcaaataagtCACCTTTTGAGCTAACTCAATTAACTAAGCCCTTTCTTTTCAATCGATCTCCTAAATAATACCTTACTTTGtcaaaccattaacaataaaaaaatttccaaTAGATATTAAAACAATTATATTCCTTTTTATACCCAACTAAAAATATTCACCATTCAAGAATACAACTGAACAATCTCtccaaaattaataataatcttcttttttttccaataaatatcaacacaaattTGTTCTTCCAAATAAATGCAAATGTGTCATTTAACTTaaatttcaaaaagttatatactTTGAACTAAAATTTATTCTAATCTTAAAGGTGGTCGGGGAAAGGTTTAAATACGGTCACGAGATACCCCGGTGAGGTTGTGTGCATCTGACTCAATAACACTCGTCTTCCACAAGGTAACCCGAAAAAAATAACTCATCTGTTGAcccatatatatgtgtgataGTATATCAATACCAATAGATGATTACTAATAATTGAGACTAGTAAATGTATGAATTCATCTAAAAAATTAAGCTAAATTTTCATATTGTTTTATGGTGATAGTTGCAGTTTATGAACTATAGTTGCCTTGATATAATACTACTCATTATTGGTTGATACCATAGTTGGATACCTCTGCCCCCTCCACCACACTAACACTAACCACCAACATAAATAACAACTTCCCTTCAATGTAGCACAACCGCATTACATGGGCTTTCTCCTAGTTAGACTATATGCATAGTTCAAAGATCTAATAATAGATAATATTTAGATACATGTAACCCTTAGTAGTCGCTACAGAGGTTATCGTAATTATAATGAGAAAGTTTCTATCTTAAAATGTCTTAATGATTGGTGATGTAACTATGTAAGATAAGCTTgttattttttagtaattataGAACATGTAATATATTTCATAAAGCGGGTTCCTtgtaatatataaatactttacCATTTGTCTCACATTAATCAATATACTGAAAAAATGTACTAAACTAGTccttaaaaattaattttgtaacaTTTGAACCATTGGGTGACTTGATGATCGATTCATCGGATAAAGTTGATGATATTGAGAGCAATTATATATGAACATGACATGTAACATCAATAACGAATGATAGATAGTATGTGTATGGCAGATTTCAATGAATAGCTACATAAATTCCTTTTGTCCCATACTTGATCAATCACCATACTAAAAAAAGTTCCAAAATGGCCCCTAAAGTTGGTTTGTTTTCATCTCATTTATGTCATCAAGTATCAACTTGACATGCAGAAACGATCCTCGGGCTACCCACATGGGACACAAAACTAAATTTCAACGACTCATTCATAACATTTTCGTAGTACAATGAGTCAATGACCAATGTGAGACAAATCTCAAAGTATGTATTTCACGGAATTACCCTACTTCATAACACCAAACTTTATTTAAGTTATCGAGTCATTTTACAATGGGTTGAAAttcttataaaatttaaattggtTTCATACCATTttaaaattcaaccatttttacTATAACATCGCACCTGATTGGTTTAAATATGGTTATGACAGGTTGTCTTAATGTAATGAATTTATATAACTTCCATATGATAGTCGTCATGAACAAAAATGGTTTAAATAGTaaaatttgagtttttatatCTCGGAATTAGGATTACATCTAAAAAAGTAAGTCTAAAACTATAATTTGTTCAGCAGTCAACTTTTTACGTGtgattatatttattaatgaaacataagaaaaatcaatgttataaaatttagttatatattaaaataaagagtGATAAGAATACATGTAGTAGAATAAAGATGGAAGGGAGACAAAGGGTTGGAAAGTGGGTGTGTAGATTTAGCTTAAAAGCATAAAGATAAATGGGTCGAGTGGGGCCAGATCCAATCCCTAGTTATCTGTGCAAGACCAATGAGGGAAGTCTCATTCCCCATCATATTTGTCACACATGAATCTAATAGTAAGTCATGACAAAGCAAAGCAAAACAAATGAAACAAAGAGCAGAAAGGAATATGAGAACTAATTTGTGACCTCGGAAAAGTCTTGGTCTGAAATGGTATCAATTGATATAGTCTCCTTCTTGTCTAAGTTTAAGACTTCAAGCATAACATCCGTCGATTTGTTCCCAATCTTATATGGTACATCCACCTTACTTGTACCTGAAATATTGGTGGTAAACTTTAGATACTAAACTTACAAAAAAACGCATAAACGTCCCCGAAAATGGAGCTAAGGTATTACCTACAACTTGAACAAGTCTGTACATATCATGCTTCAGATCACTACCCAATATTCTTATTTTGACAATTGACCCAACTACCTTGCAATGAAAATTTTCACTCTCTTCTAAAAGATTTTCCATCAAATCACGCCGCAGGTATATCAAATTCATATTGTAAGCATCAACTGCAGCAAAATCGTCCAACTTATTCTGTAATGCGTCTTCTTTATCCTTATCAAGATTCCTACGTTTTTTATCTTTCCCTATAGTCGACACATTGTCACTGGTCCAATCAGCATCTTCTGGTACTGCAGTCCGTTTAACCCTGGTCTTCCGCAAGTTTTCTTTAACCAAGTTTTCTTTAATCAAGTTTTCTTTTACTAAAAGGTGGTGGTCTAGAAGCTTCAAGATTTGAATGTGACCAATACGTGGTTTTCCAAAGAGACTATTTAACCTAGAATCACATATGATCTGAGTTTTCTTTTTAGCATCCCaaagattatttttatttatgtactCCATCATAAGTGCCTGGACATCAA includes these proteins:
- the LOC122580265 gene encoding zinc finger CCCH domain-containing protein 44-like, with product MMESQSLVAESQHPVPNSVNPPPPQQQPPPQSQPPIVTVNDSVNNGGLEVVIKKKRGRPPKSQSQFPAPLQLPKPKPKPKPVSISSQCVHKQKDEEDVCFICFDGGSLVLCDRRGCPKAYHPACIKRDEAFFESAAKWNCGWHICSICQKTAHHMCYTCTYSLCRGCIRKADYVCVRGDKGFCTICMKTIMLIENNGQGEDGKVQVDFDDKLSWEYLFKVYWVYLKGKLSLTLNELMEAKNPWKETCTISSSLPSNGVHNKAIELRSITSPTSVHNVEENESKRRKVDEQINIPPEETVNMEKPDNAKSEGVAVVECKDWATKELLDFVAHMKNGNTSELSRFDVQALMMEYINKNNLWDAKKKTQIICDSRLNSLFGKPRIGHIQILKLLDHHLLVKENLIKENLVKENLRKTRVKRTAVPEDADWTSDNVSTIGKDKKRRNLDKDKEDALQNKLDDFAAVDAYNMNLIYLRRDLMENLLEESENFHCKVVGSIVKIRILGSDLKHDMYRLVQVVGTSKVDVPYKIGNKSTDVMLEVLNLDKKETISIDTISDQDFSEEECRRLQQSIRCGLVNHFTVGEIQEKAVALQSLKLNDWMEKEILRLTHLRDTTSGKKNKKGYRECVEKLELLKTPDERERRLQQIPVVHSDPKMNPHYESDDTEEYFNKEHGDHMESKYSGVSSKSSRSPIKRAGRSNDADNWSPKDEKLSMKGGSTKETVSIQVEKVALASTLEHSQQEVDFKGSTVTKLDQQATIRSPVSNNSPETIASSPNDSVWHYLDPNGKVQGPFSLIQLQRWNTTGYFPVDMRIWANHKDKSLLLNDVLRDQFSNYENVILTNKVSNQVEGHNVCRAAPSSIVAATQYAEEKLADNNGSSGQSFGQNWSANKTLNSSPLNEPTVHLNPVSGADIRHAPAAVIDLPAPSPKKMVDEKEKILLVQDSGNPPSWSSASSLVVGGGAKVPVSNEWDGGSFPAKREQWVDSGIVSVSSFKTPEVAGDHVATPTSNIDHNVNQSQPAGNDFTTWHGMGEMIEFSTLAEESVSDLLAEVDAMESQHGLPSPTSRRNSFVDDLFNGSFDEFSPTPDQGTRSDGFSSSGDIQLPCQSTNPATTTTTTATTDEHLVGFDFMKTSNGVQQHSFITPDVAVSGIPHRTNSESLGFKWTDMERAPQGMIDINASAKAEGDEGEMETKIGEVEAKENGNYNFHQSLAQGDTRHSHGGSETSHGGPGGGIVQNPEQMLETKSGEPMQAPKSFGIGAKLVSRVAQIKGLEGTTNHRREDTEEDGEFIKPEESQQQKQLPPPPPPPPLTLGLDPFDPSNLQSDTTQGKSNHTGRPGEGRSGNIGWDLNPNTDPNSTLNPNPSPNQRRSGSERFNSSSNSPRERSHHVEEPGYTRSSRSSSNKQSTLGSGNGNVGWDLNPNPNANPNPNPRRSGGERYNSNSKSPRERSHHVDEPGYTRTSRSYWNKQSSLGTGSGGGHSKPPSKGQRCRYYESGRCKKGASCKYLHTPK